The following are encoded together in the Citrus sinensis cultivar Valencia sweet orange chromosome 1, DVS_A1.0, whole genome shotgun sequence genome:
- the LOC102619163 gene encoding uncharacterized protein LOC102619163 isoform X2, whose amino-acid sequence MLKMNVENENIEPVTDLGLALGYSSQCVQRRLNSDSGAGANAGSRIDMKFVATNPLSELVWSSRNGPSNVVLSPSQEVCAGRSSNDKPVNEENFIMSQDAFYLINETAGRNISGWNPGIDVAVMPHSGAGHEDKTGIGLYLEETKGEMGVAGQINVNENFKNLKEDCIAGPSNIQVAEISETKDKLSSKFSADLRPDLALNEPLSGDPTGGGKDIASGNQTSRMEIVLASKVHHTKESEANDTLVRTLKSPGKRHEKSASFLEKERKNKIARTNSVSVHPLEKLESTSENDLQNLLSKNVSGAASKAVLSESAQEVKNSSQPEEETFPRDEAVSGEHSPTTSRIRRYRRKGKEKALSDGDVNERMSKDNDDSHESVESCNSTGLFSTCKKRWSFEQQLIVGSKKVKKQIRETTGSASCVKQDSSFMNWILNMMKGFPKSNLDNSPSVDLTLACTNYGHKCSDQKFITYKKNQDSECRNVGFQSIFQSLYRPKMKGQERISDDNYQSELEVFNGLCDISATPLACHADSANFHKQFLLSNEKFNESTSGDGAGTATQPKISSANFGSSQENCKANSSENKNSCNVALAADQGEGGTDSNSSLDKHKVSSTENIDSEPPSKVKKTHDFVRGSDPLGSLWITRFAPKTSLPLSNLDSQNQSKGGGGALECSTSCHRLTPCSQNPYCSSNDHNIVEARQHFTDDAPAAVGKEIENCAAEAETSSGFNRIKGHDDQKSKCKLNPIIPSPRFQNSAMASVFARRLDALRHITPSAVTDNAACTAITCFYCGRKGHPLRDCSEISDGELKDLTRNINSYNGAEELHCLCIRCFELDHWAVSCPNATSRSQSLLEGCNCGPNEFQLNKRNDESKNLLYGNNCLYQATGSHTIYDRDDPQREADPKFIRKLPEVVTSDRMIPNAYLIKDCNASGSGEKNVVNRHISEVPKGIFDFIKRIRLSRTDILKCMNSHMSLAHLKGFFLRLRLGKWDEGLGGTGYYVACITGAQREISSPAGSKNLISVNVGGINCLVESQYISNHDFLEDELMAWWSATVKSGSKIPSEEDLIPKIKERKMLGL is encoded by the exons ATGCTGAAGATGAATGTAGAGAATGAGAACATAGAGCCAGTGACTGATTTGGGACTTGCACTAGGTTATTCTAGCCAATGCGTTCAGAGGAGATTGAACAGTGATTCAGGTGCAGGTGCAAATGCAGGCTCAAGGATAGACATGAAATTTGTGGCCACCAACCCCCTGTCTGAACTAGTTTGGTCTTCACGGAATG GACCGAGCAATGTGGTTCTTTCACCATCTCAAGAGGTTTGCGCTGGGAGGTCTAGCAATGACAAACCTGTAAATGAAGAAAACTTCATAATGTCACAAGATGCATTTTATCTGATCAATGAAACTGCTGGTAGGAATATTTCGGGCTGGAATCCTGGAATTGATGTTGCCGTCATGCCTCACAGTGGAGCAGGTCATGAAGATAAGACAG GAATTGGACTTTACTTGGAAGAAACAAAAGGTGAGATGGGAGTAGCTGGACAAATTAATGTGAAcgaaaattttaagaatttgaaAGAGGATTGTATAGCTGGTCCTAGCAATATACAAGTGGCTGAGATATCCGAAACCAAGGATAAGTtatcttcaaaattttcag CTGATCTCAGACCTGATTTAGCACTAAATGAACCTCTATCTGGGGATCCTACTGGTGGTGGCAAAGATATTGCTAGTGGGAATCAGACATCCAGAATGGAAATTGTTTTGGCCTCCAAAGTCCACCACACAAAAGAATCTGAAGCAAATGACACTTTAGTGCGGACCTTGAAATCCCCAGGGAAAAGACACGAGAAATCTGCTTCCTTCCtggaaaaagagagaaagaataagatTGCAAGGACAAATTCTGTTAGTGTTCATCCTTTAGAGAAATTGGAATCAACATCTGAGAATGACTTACAAAATCTTCTTAGTAAAAATGTTAGTGGTGCTGCTAGTAAGGCTGTACTGTCAGAATCGGCCCAAGAAGTTAAAAATAGCTCTCAGCCTGAAGAGGAGACATTTCCCAGAGACGAGGCTGTTTCAGGTGAGCATTCTCCGACTACCAGCAGAATACGGAGGTATCGAAGAAAAGGCAAGGAAAAGGCTTTATCCGATGGAGATGTGAATGAAAGAATGTCAAAAGACAACGATGACAGCCATGAGAGTGTTGAAAGTTGTAACAGCactggattattttcaacatgcAAAAAGAGATGGAGCTTTGAGCAGCAGTTGATCGTTGGAagtaaaaaagttaaaaagcaAATCCGGGAGACTACTGGTTCTGCATCATGTGTCAAACAAGATAGCTCCTTCATGAATTGGATATTGAACATGATGAAGGGGTttccaaaatcaaatctagaCAATTCACCTTCAGTTGATCTCACCCTTGCGTGTACAAATTATGGACATAAATGTTCTGATCAGAAATTTatcacatataaaaaaaaccaagATTCTGAGTGCAGAAATGTCGGGTTTCAATCTATTTTCCAGTCCTTATATCGTCCGAAGATGAAGGGTCAGGAAAGAATATCTGATGATAATTATCAATCAGAACTTGAGGTGTTTAATGGACTATGTGACATTAGTGCTACTCCACTGGCTTGTCATGCTGACAGTGCTAACTTTCACAAACAATTTCTTctatcaaatgagaaattcAACGAGTCGACATCAGGAGATGGAGCAGGTACAGCAACCCAGCCTAAGATTTCATCTGCCAATTTTGGTTCCAGTCAGGAAAACTGCAAGGCTAACTCTTCAGAGAACAAAAATTCATGCAATGTGGCGCTGGCAGCTGATCAGGGGGAAGGAGGAACAGACTCTAATTCCTCTCTGGATAAACATAAGGTGAGCAGTACCGAGAACATTGATTCAGAACCGCCTTCCAAAGTGAAGAAAACACATGATTTTGTTCGTGGAAGTGATCCTCTGGGAAGCTTGTGGATAACTAGGTTTGCTCCAAAAACTTCACTCCCCTTATCCAACCTTGATAGTCAAAACCAAAGTAAAGGTGGAGGTGGAGCCCTTGAATGCTCCACTAGTTGCCACAGACTCACTCCTTGCTCCCAGAATCCATATTGTTCTTCCAATGACCATAATATTGTGGAGGCTAGGCAACACTTCACTGATGATGCACCTGCTGCTGTGGGTAAAGAGATAGAGAATTGTGCTGCGGAAGCTGAGACTTCTAGTGGgtttaatagaataaaaggTCATGATGATCAAAAGTCCAAGTGTAAACTGAATCCTATTATCCCTTCTCCAAGATTTCAAAACTCGGCAATGGCTTCTGTGTTTGCAAGGAGGCTGGATGCACTGCGACACATCACACCATCTGCTGTTACAGATAATGCAGCTTGTACAGCCATCACCTGTTTCTATTGTGGCAGGAAAGGTCACCCTTTACGAGATTGTTCGGAGATTTCAGATGGCGAGCTCAAAGATCTTACGAGGAATATCAATTCATATAATGGAGCAGAAGAGTTGCATTGCTTATGCATTCGATGTTTTGAGCTTGATCATTGGGCTGTTTCATGTCCCAATGCAACCTCAAGAAGTCAAAGTCTATTGGAGGGTTGTAACTGTGGTCCAAATGAATTTCAGCtgaataaaagaaatgatGAAAGTAAAAATCTGTTGTATGGTAACAACTGCCTTTATCAAGCTACTGGTTCACATACTATTTATGATCGAGATGATCCTCAAAGAGAGGCAGATCCCAAATTTATCCGGAAACTGCCTGAAGTAGTGACTTCTGACCGAATGATACCTAATGCATACTTAATAAAAGATTGCAATGCTTCAGGTTCTGGAGAAAAGAACGTTGTTAATAGGCATATATCAGAGGTACCAAAGGGgatctttgattttataaaaagaatccGTTTATCTCGAACAGATATCCTCAA ATGTATGAACTCCCATATGTCACTTGCCCATCTTAAAGGATTCTTCCTGCGCTTGCGGCTTGGGAAATGGGATGAAGGACTTGGGGGAACTGGATACTATGTGGCTTGCATAACTG GGGCGCAAAGAGAGATAAGCTCACCAGCGGGCTccaaaaatttgatttctgTGAATGTGGGAGGCATCAACTGCTTGGTTGAGAGTCAATATATCTCCAACCACGATTTCCTTGAG GACGAGCTTATGGCATGGTGGTCTGCGACCGTAAAGAGCGGCAGCAAGATTCCATCTGAAGAAGATTTGATAccgaaaataaaagaaaggaaaatgttAGGTTTGTAG
- the LOC102619163 gene encoding uncharacterized protein LOC102619163 isoform X4, translating into MLKMNVENENIEPVTDLGLALGYSSQCVQRRLNSDSGPSNVVLSPSQEVCAGRSSNDKPVNEENFIMSQDAFYLINETAGRNISGWNPGIDVAVMPHSGAGHEDKTGIGLYLEETKGEMGVAGQINVNENFKNLKEDCIAGPSNIQVAEISETKDKLSSKFSADLRPDLALNEPLSGDPTGGGKDIASGNQTSRMEIVLASKVHHTKESEANDTLVRTLKSPGKRHEKSASFLEKERKNKIARTNSVSVHPLEKLESTSENDLQNLLSKNVSGAASKAVLSESAQEVKNSSQPEEETFPRDEAVSGEHSPTTSRIRRYRRKGKEKALSDGDVNERMSKDNDDSHESVESCNSTGLFSTCKKRWSFEQQLIVGSKKVKKQIRETTGSASCVKQDSSFMNWILNMMKGFPKSNLDNSPSVDLTLACTNYGHKCSDQKFITYKKNQDSECRNVGFQSIFQSLYRPKMKGQERISDDNYQSELEVFNGLCDISATPLACHADSANFHKQFLLSNEKFNESTSGDGAGTATQPKISSANFGSSQENCKANSSENKNSCNVALAADQGEGGTDSNSSLDKHKVSSTENIDSEPPSKVKKTHDFVRGSDPLGSLWITRFAPKTSLPLSNLDSQNQSKGGGGALECSTSCHRLTPCSQNPYCSSNDHNIVEARQHFTDDAPAAVGKEIENCAAEAETSSGFNRIKGHDDQKSKCKLNPIIPSPRFQNSAMASVFARRLDALRHITPSAVTDNAACTAITCFYCGRKGHPLRDCSEISDGELKDLTRNINSYNGAEELHCLCIRCFELDHWAVSCPNATSRSQSLLEGCNCGPNEFQLNKRNDESKNLLYGNNCLYQATGSHTIYDRDDPQREADPKFIRKLPEVVTSDRMIPNAYLIKDCNASGSGEKNVVNRHISEVPKGIFDFIKRIRLSRTDILKCMNSHMSLAHLKGFFLRLRLGKWDEGLGGTGYYVACITGAQREISSPAGSKNLISVNVGGINCLVESQYISNHDFLEDELMAWWSATVKSGSKIPSEEDLIPKIKERKMLGL; encoded by the exons ATGCTGAAGATGAATGTAGAGAATGAGAACATAGAGCCAGTGACTGATTTGGGACTTGCACTAGGTTATTCTAGCCAATGCGTTCAGAGGAGATTGAACAGTGATTCAG GACCGAGCAATGTGGTTCTTTCACCATCTCAAGAGGTTTGCGCTGGGAGGTCTAGCAATGACAAACCTGTAAATGAAGAAAACTTCATAATGTCACAAGATGCATTTTATCTGATCAATGAAACTGCTGGTAGGAATATTTCGGGCTGGAATCCTGGAATTGATGTTGCCGTCATGCCTCACAGTGGAGCAGGTCATGAAGATAAGACAG GAATTGGACTTTACTTGGAAGAAACAAAAGGTGAGATGGGAGTAGCTGGACAAATTAATGTGAAcgaaaattttaagaatttgaaAGAGGATTGTATAGCTGGTCCTAGCAATATACAAGTGGCTGAGATATCCGAAACCAAGGATAAGTtatcttcaaaattttcag CTGATCTCAGACCTGATTTAGCACTAAATGAACCTCTATCTGGGGATCCTACTGGTGGTGGCAAAGATATTGCTAGTGGGAATCAGACATCCAGAATGGAAATTGTTTTGGCCTCCAAAGTCCACCACACAAAAGAATCTGAAGCAAATGACACTTTAGTGCGGACCTTGAAATCCCCAGGGAAAAGACACGAGAAATCTGCTTCCTTCCtggaaaaagagagaaagaataagatTGCAAGGACAAATTCTGTTAGTGTTCATCCTTTAGAGAAATTGGAATCAACATCTGAGAATGACTTACAAAATCTTCTTAGTAAAAATGTTAGTGGTGCTGCTAGTAAGGCTGTACTGTCAGAATCGGCCCAAGAAGTTAAAAATAGCTCTCAGCCTGAAGAGGAGACATTTCCCAGAGACGAGGCTGTTTCAGGTGAGCATTCTCCGACTACCAGCAGAATACGGAGGTATCGAAGAAAAGGCAAGGAAAAGGCTTTATCCGATGGAGATGTGAATGAAAGAATGTCAAAAGACAACGATGACAGCCATGAGAGTGTTGAAAGTTGTAACAGCactggattattttcaacatgcAAAAAGAGATGGAGCTTTGAGCAGCAGTTGATCGTTGGAagtaaaaaagttaaaaagcaAATCCGGGAGACTACTGGTTCTGCATCATGTGTCAAACAAGATAGCTCCTTCATGAATTGGATATTGAACATGATGAAGGGGTttccaaaatcaaatctagaCAATTCACCTTCAGTTGATCTCACCCTTGCGTGTACAAATTATGGACATAAATGTTCTGATCAGAAATTTatcacatataaaaaaaaccaagATTCTGAGTGCAGAAATGTCGGGTTTCAATCTATTTTCCAGTCCTTATATCGTCCGAAGATGAAGGGTCAGGAAAGAATATCTGATGATAATTATCAATCAGAACTTGAGGTGTTTAATGGACTATGTGACATTAGTGCTACTCCACTGGCTTGTCATGCTGACAGTGCTAACTTTCACAAACAATTTCTTctatcaaatgagaaattcAACGAGTCGACATCAGGAGATGGAGCAGGTACAGCAACCCAGCCTAAGATTTCATCTGCCAATTTTGGTTCCAGTCAGGAAAACTGCAAGGCTAACTCTTCAGAGAACAAAAATTCATGCAATGTGGCGCTGGCAGCTGATCAGGGGGAAGGAGGAACAGACTCTAATTCCTCTCTGGATAAACATAAGGTGAGCAGTACCGAGAACATTGATTCAGAACCGCCTTCCAAAGTGAAGAAAACACATGATTTTGTTCGTGGAAGTGATCCTCTGGGAAGCTTGTGGATAACTAGGTTTGCTCCAAAAACTTCACTCCCCTTATCCAACCTTGATAGTCAAAACCAAAGTAAAGGTGGAGGTGGAGCCCTTGAATGCTCCACTAGTTGCCACAGACTCACTCCTTGCTCCCAGAATCCATATTGTTCTTCCAATGACCATAATATTGTGGAGGCTAGGCAACACTTCACTGATGATGCACCTGCTGCTGTGGGTAAAGAGATAGAGAATTGTGCTGCGGAAGCTGAGACTTCTAGTGGgtttaatagaataaaaggTCATGATGATCAAAAGTCCAAGTGTAAACTGAATCCTATTATCCCTTCTCCAAGATTTCAAAACTCGGCAATGGCTTCTGTGTTTGCAAGGAGGCTGGATGCACTGCGACACATCACACCATCTGCTGTTACAGATAATGCAGCTTGTACAGCCATCACCTGTTTCTATTGTGGCAGGAAAGGTCACCCTTTACGAGATTGTTCGGAGATTTCAGATGGCGAGCTCAAAGATCTTACGAGGAATATCAATTCATATAATGGAGCAGAAGAGTTGCATTGCTTATGCATTCGATGTTTTGAGCTTGATCATTGGGCTGTTTCATGTCCCAATGCAACCTCAAGAAGTCAAAGTCTATTGGAGGGTTGTAACTGTGGTCCAAATGAATTTCAGCtgaataaaagaaatgatGAAAGTAAAAATCTGTTGTATGGTAACAACTGCCTTTATCAAGCTACTGGTTCACATACTATTTATGATCGAGATGATCCTCAAAGAGAGGCAGATCCCAAATTTATCCGGAAACTGCCTGAAGTAGTGACTTCTGACCGAATGATACCTAATGCATACTTAATAAAAGATTGCAATGCTTCAGGTTCTGGAGAAAAGAACGTTGTTAATAGGCATATATCAGAGGTACCAAAGGGgatctttgattttataaaaagaatccGTTTATCTCGAACAGATATCCTCAA ATGTATGAACTCCCATATGTCACTTGCCCATCTTAAAGGATTCTTCCTGCGCTTGCGGCTTGGGAAATGGGATGAAGGACTTGGGGGAACTGGATACTATGTGGCTTGCATAACTG GGGCGCAAAGAGAGATAAGCTCACCAGCGGGCTccaaaaatttgatttctgTGAATGTGGGAGGCATCAACTGCTTGGTTGAGAGTCAATATATCTCCAACCACGATTTCCTTGAG GACGAGCTTATGGCATGGTGGTCTGCGACCGTAAAGAGCGGCAGCAAGATTCCATCTGAAGAAGATTTGATAccgaaaataaaagaaaggaaaatgttAGGTTTGTAG
- the LOC102619163 gene encoding uncharacterized protein LOC102619163 isoform X1, translating to MLKMNVENENIEPVTDLGLALGYSSQCVQRRLNSDSGAGANAGSRIDMKFVATNPLSELVWSSRNGLSLKCADSSFVDKKSYLILGAGPSNVVLSPSQEVCAGRSSNDKPVNEENFIMSQDAFYLINETAGRNISGWNPGIDVAVMPHSGAGHEDKTGIGLYLEETKGEMGVAGQINVNENFKNLKEDCIAGPSNIQVAEISETKDKLSSKFSADLRPDLALNEPLSGDPTGGGKDIASGNQTSRMEIVLASKVHHTKESEANDTLVRTLKSPGKRHEKSASFLEKERKNKIARTNSVSVHPLEKLESTSENDLQNLLSKNVSGAASKAVLSESAQEVKNSSQPEEETFPRDEAVSGEHSPTTSRIRRYRRKGKEKALSDGDVNERMSKDNDDSHESVESCNSTGLFSTCKKRWSFEQQLIVGSKKVKKQIRETTGSASCVKQDSSFMNWILNMMKGFPKSNLDNSPSVDLTLACTNYGHKCSDQKFITYKKNQDSECRNVGFQSIFQSLYRPKMKGQERISDDNYQSELEVFNGLCDISATPLACHADSANFHKQFLLSNEKFNESTSGDGAGTATQPKISSANFGSSQENCKANSSENKNSCNVALAADQGEGGTDSNSSLDKHKVSSTENIDSEPPSKVKKTHDFVRGSDPLGSLWITRFAPKTSLPLSNLDSQNQSKGGGGALECSTSCHRLTPCSQNPYCSSNDHNIVEARQHFTDDAPAAVGKEIENCAAEAETSSGFNRIKGHDDQKSKCKLNPIIPSPRFQNSAMASVFARRLDALRHITPSAVTDNAACTAITCFYCGRKGHPLRDCSEISDGELKDLTRNINSYNGAEELHCLCIRCFELDHWAVSCPNATSRSQSLLEGCNCGPNEFQLNKRNDESKNLLYGNNCLYQATGSHTIYDRDDPQREADPKFIRKLPEVVTSDRMIPNAYLIKDCNASGSGEKNVVNRHISEVPKGIFDFIKRIRLSRTDILKCMNSHMSLAHLKGFFLRLRLGKWDEGLGGTGYYVACITGAQREISSPAGSKNLISVNVGGINCLVESQYISNHDFLEDELMAWWSATVKSGSKIPSEEDLIPKIKERKMLGL from the exons ATGCTGAAGATGAATGTAGAGAATGAGAACATAGAGCCAGTGACTGATTTGGGACTTGCACTAGGTTATTCTAGCCAATGCGTTCAGAGGAGATTGAACAGTGATTCAGGTGCAGGTGCAAATGCAGGCTCAAGGATAGACATGAAATTTGTGGCCACCAACCCCCTGTCTGAACTAGTTTGGTCTTCACGGAATGGTCTGAGTCTAAAATGTGCTGATTCTAGCTTTGTCgacaaaaaatcatatcttATTTTGGGTGCAGGACCGAGCAATGTGGTTCTTTCACCATCTCAAGAGGTTTGCGCTGGGAGGTCTAGCAATGACAAACCTGTAAATGAAGAAAACTTCATAATGTCACAAGATGCATTTTATCTGATCAATGAAACTGCTGGTAGGAATATTTCGGGCTGGAATCCTGGAATTGATGTTGCCGTCATGCCTCACAGTGGAGCAGGTCATGAAGATAAGACAG GAATTGGACTTTACTTGGAAGAAACAAAAGGTGAGATGGGAGTAGCTGGACAAATTAATGTGAAcgaaaattttaagaatttgaaAGAGGATTGTATAGCTGGTCCTAGCAATATACAAGTGGCTGAGATATCCGAAACCAAGGATAAGTtatcttcaaaattttcag CTGATCTCAGACCTGATTTAGCACTAAATGAACCTCTATCTGGGGATCCTACTGGTGGTGGCAAAGATATTGCTAGTGGGAATCAGACATCCAGAATGGAAATTGTTTTGGCCTCCAAAGTCCACCACACAAAAGAATCTGAAGCAAATGACACTTTAGTGCGGACCTTGAAATCCCCAGGGAAAAGACACGAGAAATCTGCTTCCTTCCtggaaaaagagagaaagaataagatTGCAAGGACAAATTCTGTTAGTGTTCATCCTTTAGAGAAATTGGAATCAACATCTGAGAATGACTTACAAAATCTTCTTAGTAAAAATGTTAGTGGTGCTGCTAGTAAGGCTGTACTGTCAGAATCGGCCCAAGAAGTTAAAAATAGCTCTCAGCCTGAAGAGGAGACATTTCCCAGAGACGAGGCTGTTTCAGGTGAGCATTCTCCGACTACCAGCAGAATACGGAGGTATCGAAGAAAAGGCAAGGAAAAGGCTTTATCCGATGGAGATGTGAATGAAAGAATGTCAAAAGACAACGATGACAGCCATGAGAGTGTTGAAAGTTGTAACAGCactggattattttcaacatgcAAAAAGAGATGGAGCTTTGAGCAGCAGTTGATCGTTGGAagtaaaaaagttaaaaagcaAATCCGGGAGACTACTGGTTCTGCATCATGTGTCAAACAAGATAGCTCCTTCATGAATTGGATATTGAACATGATGAAGGGGTttccaaaatcaaatctagaCAATTCACCTTCAGTTGATCTCACCCTTGCGTGTACAAATTATGGACATAAATGTTCTGATCAGAAATTTatcacatataaaaaaaaccaagATTCTGAGTGCAGAAATGTCGGGTTTCAATCTATTTTCCAGTCCTTATATCGTCCGAAGATGAAGGGTCAGGAAAGAATATCTGATGATAATTATCAATCAGAACTTGAGGTGTTTAATGGACTATGTGACATTAGTGCTACTCCACTGGCTTGTCATGCTGACAGTGCTAACTTTCACAAACAATTTCTTctatcaaatgagaaattcAACGAGTCGACATCAGGAGATGGAGCAGGTACAGCAACCCAGCCTAAGATTTCATCTGCCAATTTTGGTTCCAGTCAGGAAAACTGCAAGGCTAACTCTTCAGAGAACAAAAATTCATGCAATGTGGCGCTGGCAGCTGATCAGGGGGAAGGAGGAACAGACTCTAATTCCTCTCTGGATAAACATAAGGTGAGCAGTACCGAGAACATTGATTCAGAACCGCCTTCCAAAGTGAAGAAAACACATGATTTTGTTCGTGGAAGTGATCCTCTGGGAAGCTTGTGGATAACTAGGTTTGCTCCAAAAACTTCACTCCCCTTATCCAACCTTGATAGTCAAAACCAAAGTAAAGGTGGAGGTGGAGCCCTTGAATGCTCCACTAGTTGCCACAGACTCACTCCTTGCTCCCAGAATCCATATTGTTCTTCCAATGACCATAATATTGTGGAGGCTAGGCAACACTTCACTGATGATGCACCTGCTGCTGTGGGTAAAGAGATAGAGAATTGTGCTGCGGAAGCTGAGACTTCTAGTGGgtttaatagaataaaaggTCATGATGATCAAAAGTCCAAGTGTAAACTGAATCCTATTATCCCTTCTCCAAGATTTCAAAACTCGGCAATGGCTTCTGTGTTTGCAAGGAGGCTGGATGCACTGCGACACATCACACCATCTGCTGTTACAGATAATGCAGCTTGTACAGCCATCACCTGTTTCTATTGTGGCAGGAAAGGTCACCCTTTACGAGATTGTTCGGAGATTTCAGATGGCGAGCTCAAAGATCTTACGAGGAATATCAATTCATATAATGGAGCAGAAGAGTTGCATTGCTTATGCATTCGATGTTTTGAGCTTGATCATTGGGCTGTTTCATGTCCCAATGCAACCTCAAGAAGTCAAAGTCTATTGGAGGGTTGTAACTGTGGTCCAAATGAATTTCAGCtgaataaaagaaatgatGAAAGTAAAAATCTGTTGTATGGTAACAACTGCCTTTATCAAGCTACTGGTTCACATACTATTTATGATCGAGATGATCCTCAAAGAGAGGCAGATCCCAAATTTATCCGGAAACTGCCTGAAGTAGTGACTTCTGACCGAATGATACCTAATGCATACTTAATAAAAGATTGCAATGCTTCAGGTTCTGGAGAAAAGAACGTTGTTAATAGGCATATATCAGAGGTACCAAAGGGgatctttgattttataaaaagaatccGTTTATCTCGAACAGATATCCTCAA ATGTATGAACTCCCATATGTCACTTGCCCATCTTAAAGGATTCTTCCTGCGCTTGCGGCTTGGGAAATGGGATGAAGGACTTGGGGGAACTGGATACTATGTGGCTTGCATAACTG GGGCGCAAAGAGAGATAAGCTCACCAGCGGGCTccaaaaatttgatttctgTGAATGTGGGAGGCATCAACTGCTTGGTTGAGAGTCAATATATCTCCAACCACGATTTCCTTGAG GACGAGCTTATGGCATGGTGGTCTGCGACCGTAAAGAGCGGCAGCAAGATTCCATCTGAAGAAGATTTGATAccgaaaataaaagaaaggaaaatgttAGGTTTGTAG